In Lacibacter sp. H375, one DNA window encodes the following:
- a CDS encoding D-glycero-alpha-D-manno-heptose-1,7-bisphosphate 7-phosphatase produces MIHTTLPTNHPANTAYFMPLPHKELPLVDKDWTLFLDRDGVINQDVVGDYIKNWNEFHFMPGVLEAIKQLSELFPRIFVVTNQAGVGKKLMSLDDLLEIHANMLQEITVNNGRIDKIYFCPETDSKHINRKPNPGMAYQAKEDFPAVDFSKSIMVGNMPNDMWFGRKIGAFTVYLPTRPEENPDPSTVDAQYKDLLAFATALVSKA; encoded by the coding sequence ATGATCCATACAACACTTCCAACAAATCACCCTGCAAATACAGCTTACTTTATGCCGTTACCACACAAGGAATTACCATTGGTTGATAAAGACTGGACCTTGTTTCTCGATCGTGATGGTGTGATCAACCAGGATGTGGTGGGCGATTATATCAAGAACTGGAATGAATTTCATTTTATGCCCGGTGTGTTGGAAGCTATCAAACAACTATCCGAATTGTTCCCACGCATTTTTGTGGTAACGAACCAGGCCGGTGTTGGTAAGAAATTAATGTCGCTGGATGATCTTTTGGAAATTCATGCAAATATGTTGCAGGAGATCACGGTGAATAATGGCCGCATCGATAAGATCTATTTCTGTCCTGAAACAGATAGCAAACATATCAACCGCAAACCTAATCCCGGCATGGCTTACCAGGCCAAAGAAGATTTCCCGGCTGTTGATTTCAGCAAATCGATCATGGTGGGTAATATGCCCAATGATATGTGGTTTGGACGAAAGATCGGCGCCTTTACCGTTTACCTTCCAACTCGCCCCGAAGAGAATCCCGACCCATCAACGGTGGACGCACAGTATAAAGATTTGTTAGCATTTGCCACTGCACTCGTGAGTAAGGCGTAA
- a CDS encoding D-sedoheptulose-7-phosphate isomerase: protein MSEQIKQVILDSIAVKQQLLNDETVIAKLDAISDLIVDAFRNGKKVLFCGNGGSAADAQHLAAEFSGRFYLDREALPAEALHVNTSYLTAIANDYSFEVAYARLVKGIGHAGDVLVGLSTSGNSPNIIEAFKAAKEKGMITIGFTGETGGQLKSLSDHLFNVPSKTTPRIQESHIMLGHIICQLVEERYFAAKS, encoded by the coding sequence ATGAGCGAACAGATCAAACAGGTTATTCTTGATTCCATTGCTGTAAAACAGCAACTCCTCAACGATGAAACAGTCATTGCAAAACTTGATGCCATCAGCGATCTTATTGTTGATGCATTCCGCAATGGCAAGAAAGTTCTCTTCTGTGGTAATGGTGGCAGCGCTGCCGATGCACAACATCTGGCAGCAGAATTCAGCGGTCGCTTTTATCTCGATCGTGAAGCATTGCCTGCAGAAGCGTTGCATGTAAACACATCTTACCTCACAGCCATTGCCAATGATTATAGTTTTGAAGTGGCGTATGCACGTTTAGTGAAAGGTATTGGTCATGCAGGCGATGTATTGGTTGGTTTATCAACTTCAGGTAATTCACCTAATATCATTGAAGCCTTTAAAGCAGCAAAAGAAAAGGGAATGATCACCATTGGTTTTACCGGCGAAACAGGTGGTCAACTCAAATCATTGAGCGATCATTTATTTAATGTGCCATCAAAGACAACACCACGCATTCAGGAAAGTCATATTATGCTGGGGCATATCATTTGTCAACTAGTAGAAGAGCGTTATTTCGCTGCAAAAAGCTGA
- a CDS encoding glycosyltransferase family 4 protein translates to MSKKSIIILGPAHPLRGGIAIFNERLARQFQNEGYDVTIYSFSLQYPDFLFPGTTQYSSEPAPADLNINIKVNSINPLNWLAVGNEIKNQKPDLVVVRYWLPLMGPALGTILRRIKSNKHTKIVCIADNVVPHEKRFGDHAFTKYFIKPVDAFITMSDKVLSDLRTFTQTKPAILQPHPLYDVFGNAVSKQEARTHLDIDQNAFVFLFFGFIRKYKGLDMLLEAFAQFKKSKIQNTNSKLLIAGEFYEDRKHYDDLIEQLQLKDDLILKTEFIADSEVKYYLCAADAVVQPYRNATQSGVTPLAYHFEIPMIVTNVGGLPAFVPHGKVGLVCEPTVDSIASALQQYIQTGSEQFLPHLREEKKKYGWDKMTAAVLKLAASV, encoded by the coding sequence ATGAGTAAAAAGTCAATAATCATCCTCGGCCCGGCCCATCCCCTGCGTGGTGGTATCGCTATTTTTAATGAGCGGTTGGCGAGGCAGTTTCAAAATGAAGGATATGATGTAACGATCTATTCATTCAGTTTACAATACCCCGATTTTTTATTTCCCGGCACAACACAATATTCATCTGAACCTGCACCTGCGGATCTCAACATCAATATAAAAGTCAACTCCATTAATCCATTAAACTGGTTGGCAGTTGGCAATGAAATAAAAAACCAGAAACCTGATCTTGTTGTTGTTCGTTATTGGCTTCCATTGATGGGGCCAGCATTAGGAACAATTCTTCGACGTATTAAATCAAACAAGCATACAAAAATTGTTTGCATTGCCGATAATGTAGTGCCGCATGAAAAGCGTTTTGGTGACCATGCATTCACGAAGTATTTTATTAAACCGGTTGATGCATTTATCACCATGAGTGATAAAGTGCTAAGCGATCTGCGTACGTTCACCCAAACAAAACCAGCAATACTTCAACCTCATCCGTTGTATGATGTGTTTGGCAATGCAGTATCAAAGCAGGAAGCACGCACTCATCTCGATATTGATCAAAATGCATTTGTATTTCTTTTCTTTGGCTTTATCCGCAAATACAAGGGACTCGATATGTTATTAGAGGCATTTGCCCAATTCAAAAAATCCAAAATCCAAAACACAAATTCCAAATTACTGATAGCCGGTGAGTTTTACGAAGACCGTAAACACTACGATGATCTCATTGAACAACTTCAACTGAAAGATGATCTGATTTTAAAAACAGAATTCATTGCTGATAGTGAAGTGAAATATTATCTCTGTGCTGCCGATGCAGTGGTGCAACCTTACCGCAATGCCACGCAAAGTGGTGTTACTCCCCTTGCCTATCATTTTGAAATTCCAATGATCGTTACCAATGTTGGTGGTTTGCCTGCCTTTGTGCCACATGGCAAAGTCGGGTTGGTTTGTGAACCAACGGTAGATTCAATTGCATCAGCTTTGCAGCAGTACATTCAAACGGGTAGCGAACAGTTTCTCCCACATCTTCGTGAAGAGAAAAAGAAATACGGTTGGGATAAAATGACGGCAGCCGTTCTTAAATTGGCCGCATCGGTGTAA
- a CDS encoding glycosyltransferase family 2 protein: protein MNLSIVIPLKDEAESLPELCAWIERVVNEQKLSYEIILVDDGSTDGSWDVIKQLRADNSNIKGISFQRNYGKSAALNEGFKATQGEVVITMDADLQDSPDEIPELYRMITSDKFDIVSGWKKKRYDNTLTKNIPSKLFNAATRKMSGIYLHDFNCGLKAYNGKVVKSIEVYGEMHRYIPVLAKWAGFRKIGEKVVEHRKRKYGVTKFGWDRFVNGFLDLATISFVGKFGKRPMHFFGLWGTLFFMVGFIISGYLVISKLVDFNFSITNRPTFFIALVSMVIGSQLFLAGFIGELIARNAPERNVYLIGEKAGV from the coding sequence ATGAACCTGAGTATTGTTATTCCATTGAAAGATGAAGCTGAATCGTTACCCGAGCTATGCGCATGGATCGAACGGGTGGTGAACGAACAAAAATTGTCATACGAAATTATTTTGGTGGATGATGGCAGCACCGATGGTTCATGGGATGTGATCAAACAATTACGTGCAGATAACAGCAATATCAAAGGCATCTCTTTTCAACGTAACTATGGCAAGTCGGCTGCATTGAATGAAGGTTTTAAAGCAACACAGGGCGAAGTGGTTATTACCATGGATGCTGATCTGCAGGATAGCCCGGATGAAATTCCGGAGTTGTATAGAATGATTACTTCTGATAAGTTTGATATTGTAAGCGGCTGGAAAAAGAAACGTTACGATAATACACTTACAAAAAACATTCCTTCAAAATTATTCAATGCTGCAACTCGAAAGATGAGTGGTATTTACCTGCACGATTTTAACTGCGGGTTAAAAGCTTATAATGGTAAGGTGGTGAAAAGTATTGAAGTGTATGGTGAAATGCATCGCTATATTCCTGTGCTGGCTAAATGGGCCGGTTTCCGTAAAATTGGTGAGAAAGTTGTTGAGCATCGCAAACGCAAATATGGTGTTACCAAATTTGGCTGGGACAGATTTGTAAATGGTTTTCTTGATCTTGCTACCATTTCATTTGTCGGCAAGTTTGGTAAACGTCCAATGCATTTCTTTGGATTATGGGGTACGTTGTTTTTTATGGTTGGTTTTATTATCAGCGGCTACTTAGTTATTTCAAAGCTGGTTGATTTTAATTTCTCTATCACCAATCGCCCAACGTTTTTTATTGCACTCGTTTCTATGGTCATTGGTTCGCAATTATTCCTTGCAGGTTTTATCGGTGAGTTGATTGCTCGCAATGCACCTGAGAGGAATGTTTATTTGATTGGGGAAAAGGCAGGGGTATGA
- a CDS encoding DUF4199 domain-containing protein — MEKKVTSHFVKGLIIGITVVVIGILFSVFNIYERWVQWLTLACYLVAIVWACYSFSVDKDGEVTFGSVFGHGFKTAAIVTLIGILGFALTTVLMPEVKEKAMEMARAEMEKNPQMNEETIDKAIGFTQKYFFLFGVVGSLFSYAFIGGIASLIGAGIAKKNPNVNMPKSV; from the coding sequence ATGGAAAAGAAAGTAACCTCTCACTTTGTAAAGGGACTGATCATTGGTATTACTGTTGTTGTAATCGGCATTCTCTTCTCAGTATTCAACATTTACGAACGTTGGGTACAGTGGCTAACTTTGGCTTGCTACCTGGTAGCTATAGTATGGGCTTGTTATTCGTTCTCCGTTGATAAAGATGGTGAGGTAACTTTTGGTTCTGTGTTTGGCCATGGTTTTAAAACTGCTGCGATTGTTACATTAATTGGTATTCTCGGTTTCGCATTAACCACAGTCTTAATGCCGGAAGTAAAGGAAAAGGCAATGGAGATGGCACGTGCGGAAATGGAAAAGAATCCGCAAATGAATGAAGAGACAATTGATAAGGCTATTGGGTTTACACAGAAATACTTTTTTCTGTTTGGTGTAGTTGGTTCTTTATTCAGTTATGCATTTATTGGTGGTATTGCTTCGTTGATCGGTGCCGGTATTGCCAAAAAGAATCCAAACGTAAACATGCCAAAATCTGTTTAA
- a CDS encoding dihydroorotase — MTILIRQAHIIDPQSPFHQTIQDVFIDNGKIKLIGSLPQQQAEKVIEEKNLHLSPGWVDLFAHFCDPGFEFKETLETGIEAAATGGYTDVMVLPNTNPVVTGKSQVEYIVQKARQSPVNIHPLGAVTKQTEGKELAEMYDMRAAGAAAFTDGLHPVQSAGLLLKALQYVKAFNGTIIQIPDDKTIGTYGLMNEGIISTRLGLPGKPVLAEEIQVARDIKLTRYAESKLHFTGVTSPKSIEYINRSKESGTAISCSVTPAHLYFTDEDMQSYDTNLKLYPPLRTVVERDALRQAVLNGSVDCIATHHEPHEYDSKICEFEYAKPGMIGLESCYGVMGAIFGNALSAERWVELVSINPRKVLDIEMPSIKEGAIANVTLFNPEATYVFETGDIRSKSKNSAFIGKELRGKVIGIINNNQLKLN, encoded by the coding sequence ATGACCATTCTCATCAGGCAGGCGCACATTATCGATCCTCAGTCTCCTTTCCATCAAACTATACAAGACGTATTTATTGATAACGGAAAAATTAAATTGATTGGTTCATTGCCGCAGCAACAAGCTGAAAAGGTGATCGAAGAAAAAAATCTTCATCTTTCACCAGGCTGGGTTGATCTGTTTGCACACTTCTGCGATCCTGGTTTTGAATTTAAAGAAACATTGGAGACCGGCATTGAAGCGGCGGCTACTGGCGGTTATACCGATGTAATGGTATTGCCCAATACAAACCCGGTTGTAACTGGTAAATCGCAGGTTGAATACATTGTACAGAAAGCGAGACAATCTCCTGTGAATATTCATCCTTTGGGGGCTGTTACCAAGCAAACCGAAGGAAAAGAACTCGCTGAGATGTACGATATGCGTGCCGCAGGTGCTGCTGCTTTTACTGATGGATTGCATCCCGTACAATCAGCAGGATTATTATTGAAAGCATTGCAATATGTAAAGGCGTTCAACGGTACCATCATCCAGATACCAGATGATAAAACGATCGGTACGTATGGTTTAATGAATGAAGGTATCATCAGCACACGTCTTGGTTTGCCGGGCAAACCGGTTCTTGCAGAAGAGATACAGGTGGCAAGAGATATAAAACTCACCCGCTATGCAGAATCGAAACTGCATTTCACAGGTGTTACTTCGCCCAAGAGCATTGAATATATTAACCGCTCAAAAGAAAGTGGTACGGCCATCAGTTGTTCTGTAACCCCTGCCCATCTTTATTTTACAGACGAAGACATGCAGAGTTATGATACTAACCTGAAATTATATCCACCCCTCCGCACAGTAGTTGAACGTGATGCGTTGAGGCAGGCGGTGTTGAATGGTTCGGTTGATTGTATTGCCACACATCATGAGCCACACGAGTACGACAGTAAGATCTGTGAGTTTGAATATGCCAAACCCGGCATGATCGGTCTTGAAAGTTGTTATGGAGTGATGGGCGCCATCTTTGGAAATGCTTTAAGTGCCGAACGTTGGGTAGAGCTGGTGAGCATCAACCCACGCAAGGTTCTGGATATTGAAATGCCGTCAATAAAAGAAGGTGCCATTGCCAATGTAACATTATTTAACCCCGAGGCGACATATGTGTTTGAAACTGGTGATATCCGCTCCAAATCAAAGAACTCTGCCTTTATTGGGAAAGAGCTGCGAGGAAAAGTGATTGGCATCATCAATAACAACCAACTTAAACTAAACTAA
- a CDS encoding LacI family DNA-binding transcriptional regulator — MDKLDLKKLAKELNLSPSSVSRALRDSHEISRETKERVQALATRLGYQPNPHASSLRKSKSKTIAVIIPEIQNNFFAEAINGVEEVANKKGYHVLIYLTHEDQHRESEILNLLRNGRVDGIMISVSNTTTDFEQLEACRVSGMPLVFFDRVYENVKVPRVVSDDEEAAFKTTELLVKRGCKKITLLTLSDNLSICKRRISGYERALAKHNLFEYKQTIECGTDDEYNRQKIRDLLQSEESPDSIFTLIEKFAVNTYEVCKELHIHIPKRLKVISFSNLPAAALFDPPLSTIVQPAYEIGKKATDILFKLIEKKPLLANDKKVTVRSRIVDRRSTAG, encoded by the coding sequence ATGGATAAACTGGATCTTAAGAAACTAGCCAAAGAACTTAACCTTTCTCCTTCCTCTGTATCAAGAGCTTTACGAGATAGTCATGAAATTAGTCGTGAAACAAAGGAACGTGTGCAAGCTCTTGCAACACGGTTGGGTTATCAGCCAAATCCCCATGCAAGTAGTTTGAGGAAAAGCAAAAGCAAAACAATTGCGGTTATCATTCCTGAGATACAGAATAATTTTTTTGCAGAAGCGATCAATGGAGTAGAAGAAGTAGCAAACAAAAAAGGTTATCATGTATTGATCTATCTTACTCACGAAGACCAACACCGGGAAAGTGAAATTCTTAATTTGTTACGTAACGGAAGGGTTGACGGCATTATGATTTCGGTTTCCAACACTACAACTGATTTTGAACAATTGGAGGCTTGCAGGGTATCGGGTATGCCGTTGGTTTTTTTCGATCGGGTGTACGAAAATGTAAAAGTGCCGAGAGTGGTTTCTGATGATGAAGAAGCTGCTTTTAAAACAACTGAGCTCTTAGTAAAAAGAGGCTGTAAAAAAATTACGTTACTAACCCTCTCGGATAATTTGTCTATTTGTAAGCGTAGAATTTCCGGCTATGAAAGAGCTTTAGCAAAGCATAATTTGTTTGAGTATAAACAAACGATTGAATGTGGAACCGACGATGAATATAATCGTCAGAAGATCCGTGATCTCTTACAAAGTGAAGAAAGCCCGGATAGCATTTTTACACTAATTGAAAAATTTGCTGTAAATACCTATGAAGTTTGTAAAGAACTTCATATTCATATTCCAAAAAGGTTAAAGGTCATCAGTTTTTCTAATTTACCAGCAGCTGCATTGTTTGACCCGCCATTATCAACAATTGTTCAACCGGCGTATGAAATTGGTAAAAAAGCAACAGATATACTTTTCAAACTAATAGAAAAGAAACCCTTACTGGCAAATGACAAAAAAGTAACAGTCAGGTCTCGAATAGTAGATCGCAGATCAACAGCAGGATAA